A region from the Mucilaginibacter sp. CSA2-8R genome encodes:
- the porV gene encoding type IX secretion system outer membrane channel protein PorV — MKFRKLYALTFALFTLPAALLAQSTVGNTGTNTNGSSAGGINTAVPFLTIAPDSRSGAMGDAGVALSPDANASYWNASKLAFIEGQDNVSLSYSPWLRNLVSDVNLAYLSYAHRVDNRNTLSLSLRYFNLGNIQLIDVNQNDQGTYRPAEFSIDGAFARKFGQNFSLGLSVRYIHSNLSTGNVYNGQQGKAGNALATDVSAYYQKPTQQFGKDALLAFGANFSNIGTKMSFVENGPSYFLPSNLRIGAADTWYLDNANQFTLTLDLNKLLVPTPPVRDSQGNIVRGYDDNRSVPAGIFGSFADAPGGASEELKEISYAGGAEYGYNKRFFVRAGYFYENPSKGNRQYATIGAGFKYDIFNLDLAYLVASQQKSALANTLRFTLSVNFDRK, encoded by the coding sequence ATGAAATTCAGAAAGCTTTATGCTTTAACCTTTGCCTTATTTACTCTGCCGGCAGCGCTTTTAGCGCAGAGTACGGTAGGCAATACCGGTACCAATACCAACGGCAGCAGTGCCGGTGGTATTAATACAGCAGTTCCGTTTTTAACCATAGCGCCCGATTCGCGGTCCGGCGCCATGGGCGATGCAGGCGTGGCGCTTTCGCCAGATGCTAATGCCAGTTACTGGAATGCCTCAAAACTGGCGTTTATTGAAGGGCAGGATAATGTTTCCCTTTCTTATAGCCCCTGGTTGCGCAATTTAGTGTCTGATGTTAATCTGGCCTATCTGAGTTATGCCCACCGGGTAGACAACCGTAATACGCTGAGCCTGTCATTGCGTTACTTTAATTTAGGTAACATCCAATTGATTGACGTTAACCAAAACGACCAGGGCACTTACCGTCCTGCTGAGTTTTCGATAGATGGTGCTTTTGCCCGTAAGTTTGGTCAAAATTTTTCGTTAGGCCTGTCAGTGCGGTACATTCATTCTAACCTAAGTACGGGTAATGTTTACAACGGGCAGCAGGGCAAAGCAGGCAATGCTTTAGCCACCGATGTTTCTGCTTATTACCAAAAGCCAACGCAGCAATTTGGTAAAGATGCTCTGTTGGCTTTCGGCGCCAATTTTTCTAACATCGGTACCAAAATGAGCTTTGTTGAAAACGGGCCGAGTTATTTTTTACCATCTAATTTACGTATTGGTGCAGCCGACACGTGGTACCTGGACAATGCCAACCAGTTCACCCTTACGCTCGATTTAAATAAACTTTTAGTACCTACACCGCCTGTCAGGGATAGTCAAGGAAATATTGTGCGTGGGTACGATGATAATCGGTCGGTACCAGCCGGTATATTCGGCTCGTTTGCAGATGCCCCCGGTGGTGCAAGCGAGGAATTAAAAGAAATTAGTTATGCCGGTGGTGCCGAATATGGTTATAATAAACGCTTTTTTGTAAGAGCCGGCTATTTTTACGAAAACCCATCAAAAGGTAACCGGCAATACGCTACCATAGGTGCAGGCTTTAAGTATGATATTTTTAATTTGGATTTAGCTTACCTGGTGGCATCCCAACAAAAAAGTGCACTGGCCAATACGCTTCGTTTTACACTAAGTGTTAACTTTGACCGCAAATAA
- a CDS encoding NADH-quinone oxidoreductase subunit M, translating into MTVSFLLFLPLLAALALLFIKSNAVKNIALLFSLAELVLGVYMLTQYHPDGGLQFTAEAAWMPKLGIYFTAAIDGINIIPVILSVLLVPIIIATTFKHEYKNASVFYALILFMQFGLLLVFTALDGFLFYVGWEVALIPIYFICGMWGGENRVKVTLKFFIYTFAGSLFMLLALIYLYLQTPEHTFDIFKYYALNLTTTQQSWVFAGFLLAFAIKMPIFPLHTWQPDTYTEAPAAGSMLLSGIMLKMGIYGAIRWMIPVAPIAFYEWQNNPLWLAIIGIVYASIIAFKQTDGKRLIAYSSIAHVGLIAAGLLAWNTQGLQGAMIQMLNHGIEVVGLFFIWDIISRQLKTRDISQLGGIAKVAPQFATVFLIIVLGSVALPLTNSFVGEFLLLNGVYRYNMWMAIVAGLTIILGAVYMLRMYKNVMQGETNAVTALFTDITLSEKLILGIICAFIIIIGVYPKPVLDLTEPSVTLLMNSVNQKIQAALLHK; encoded by the coding sequence ATGACGGTTAGTTTTTTACTCTTTTTACCTTTACTGGCAGCCCTGGCGCTTTTGTTTATTAAAAGCAATGCTGTAAAAAACATTGCCCTGCTGTTTTCGCTCGCCGAGTTGGTGCTGGGCGTTTATATGCTCACTCAATATCATCCGGATGGCGGTTTGCAGTTTACTGCTGAGGCCGCCTGGATGCCCAAATTAGGCATTTACTTTACGGCGGCTATAGATGGGATCAACATTATCCCGGTCATTTTGTCGGTATTGTTAGTACCCATTATTATCGCTACCACCTTTAAGCACGAGTACAAAAATGCTTCGGTATTTTATGCGCTCATCCTATTTATGCAGTTTGGATTGCTGTTGGTATTTACGGCTTTGGATGGTTTCTTGTTTTATGTAGGCTGGGAAGTGGCTTTGATACCTATCTACTTCATATGCGGTATGTGGGGCGGCGAAAACCGGGTTAAGGTAACCCTTAAATTTTTCATCTATACTTTTGCCGGTTCGCTGTTTATGTTGCTGGCCTTAATTTACTTGTACCTGCAAACACCTGAGCATACATTTGATATTTTTAAATACTATGCGCTTAATTTAACTACTACGCAGCAGTCGTGGGTATTTGCCGGCTTTTTACTGGCTTTTGCTATCAAGATGCCTATATTCCCGTTGCATACTTGGCAACCTGATACTTATACCGAGGCTCCGGCCGCAGGTAGTATGCTGTTATCGGGCATCATGCTAAAAATGGGTATTTATGGCGCTATCCGCTGGATGATTCCGGTAGCGCCTATTGCATTTTACGAGTGGCAGAACAACCCGCTTTGGCTGGCTATCATCGGTATAGTTTACGCTTCCATCATTGCCTTTAAACAAACAGATGGTAAACGACTGATTGCTTATTCATCCATAGCACACGTTGGTTTAATTGCGGCCGGCTTACTGGCGTGGAACACACAGGGTCTGCAGGGCGCCATGATACAGATGCTAAACCATGGTATTGAGGTAGTAGGTTTGTTTTTTATCTGGGACATCATCAGCCGTCAGTTAAAAACCAGAGACATCAGCCAGTTGGGTGGTATTGCTAAAGTAGCACCGCAGTTTGCTACGGTATTTTTAATTATTGTTTTAGGTTCGGTAGCCTTGCCGCTTACCAACAGTTTTGTGGGTGAGTTCTTGTTGCTAAATGGGGTGTACCGTTATAATATGTGGATGGCCATTGTAGCCGGCTTAACCATTATACTGGGTGCGGTATATATGCTGCGCATGTACAAAAACGTAATGCAGGGCGAAACCAATGCGGTCACTGCCTTATTTACCGATATTACTTTAAGTGAAAAACTGATACTGGGCATTATTTGCGCCTTCATCATCATTATCGGCGTTTACCCTAAACCGGTTTTAGATTTAACTGAGCCGTCGGTAACGCTCCTGATGAACAGTGTTAACCAGAAAATACAAGCTGCGTTACTGCATAAATAG
- a CDS encoding SUMF1/EgtB/PvdO family nonheme iron enzyme, whose translation MIKHFTQSALLLGCVGLLLGSCGKPMRSQKTGVAYNNKYNGGYMRFQKTHPAPGPGLIPIEGGTFVLGGSADQDVTYDYNNTRRRVTVASFYMDETEVSNQDWLDYLHYISITYPGDRELYYNAMPDTLVWRRPLSYNEPYVDNYLRHPAFQDYPVVGVTWEQAQEYCVFRTNQINENTLRETGRLASWKEASGKGGAGGTANGGTGVTQPFDTDIYLNGQYKGQGIDGKKMMPDMNPLAKPGNNGKAIRTVRMEDGILRPAYRLPTEAEWEYAALGLAGNTDFENIEDGKIYPWNGMGVRSAQKRTRGMIMANFKRGEGDNMGVGGSLNDKADITAPVRSYQPNDFGLYNMAGNVNEWTGDTYRQLTFEDVEDFNPYRGNEYTNKRLADPEKGIYAKDKYGRPIKDAAKSNKKLPWNEFIAQQQGQKPATTTAAATGGVPTGTVTASLSGKPFKADQRGFVDSVDNSLYGVTTLVNDHSKVYKGGSWNDRAMWLNPATRRYMDQGEASAEVGFRCAMSMVGTSEINPSGKSHFSVKKPKPYNPKK comes from the coding sequence ATGATTAAGCATTTTACTCAATCTGCTTTATTATTGGGATGTGTGGGATTGTTATTAGGCAGTTGTGGTAAACCAATGCGGTCGCAAAAAACCGGTGTTGCCTATAATAATAAATATAATGGCGGCTACATGCGCTTCCAAAAAACGCATCCTGCTCCCGGGCCAGGTTTGATTCCGATTGAGGGTGGAACCTTTGTACTGGGTGGCAGCGCAGATCAGGATGTGACTTATGATTATAACAATACCCGCCGCCGTGTAACCGTTGCTTCGTTTTATATGGACGAAACCGAAGTATCAAACCAGGATTGGCTGGATTACTTGCATTATATAAGTATTACTTACCCCGGTGATCGTGAATTGTATTACAATGCCATGCCCGATACATTGGTTTGGCGCCGGCCCTTATCTTACAACGAACCATATGTTGATAATTATTTAAGGCACCCTGCTTTTCAGGATTATCCTGTAGTGGGCGTTACCTGGGAACAGGCACAAGAATATTGCGTTTTCCGTACTAACCAAATCAACGAAAATACATTGCGCGAAACCGGCCGTTTAGCCAGTTGGAAAGAGGCTTCGGGTAAAGGCGGTGCCGGTGGTACAGCTAATGGCGGTACCGGAGTTACCCAACCGTTTGATACTGATATTTACTTAAACGGCCAGTACAAAGGCCAGGGCATCGACGGCAAAAAAATGATGCCCGACATGAACCCGCTTGCTAAACCGGGCAACAATGGTAAAGCTATCCGTACCGTACGTATGGAAGATGGTATTTTAAGACCGGCCTACCGACTGCCTACAGAAGCCGAATGGGAATATGCTGCTTTGGGATTAGCCGGCAATACTGACTTTGAAAATATTGAAGACGGCAAAATTTACCCTTGGAACGGCATGGGCGTACGCTCGGCACAAAAACGTACCCGCGGTATGATTATGGCCAACTTTAAGCGCGGCGAAGGTGATAATATGGGTGTAGGCGGATCCTTAAATGATAAAGCCGACATTACTGCCCCCGTGCGTTCGTACCAGCCTAATGATTTTGGCTTGTACAATATGGCCGGTAATGTTAACGAATGGACAGGCGATACATACCGCCAGTTGACCTTTGAAGACGTTGAAGACTTCAACCCTTACCGTGGTAACGAGTACACCAACAAACGTTTAGCCGATCCCGAAAAAGGTATTTATGCAAAAGATAAATACGGGCGGCCAATAAAAGATGCTGCAAAATCAAACAAGAAACTACCTTGGAATGAGTTCATCGCGCAGCAGCAAGGACAGAAACCGGCAACAACCACTGCGGCTGCAACCGGCGGGGTACCAACCGGTACAGTTACTGCTTCGTTAAGCGGCAAGCCTTTTAAAGCCGACCAAAGGGGTTTTGTTGACTCGGTAGATAACAGTTTATATGGAGTTACTACTTTAGTTAACGACCACTCTAAAGTATACAAAGGCGGCTCTTGGAATGACCGCGCCATGTGGTTAAACCCGGCAACCCGCCGCTACATGGACCAGGGCGAAGCCAGTGCCGAAGTAGGATTCCGTTGCGCCATGAGCATGGTTGGTACATCTGAGATCAATCCGAGCGGCAAATCGCATTTCAGCGTTAAAAAACCCAAACCATATAATCCTAAAAAGTAA
- a CDS encoding DUF4159 domain-containing protein, producing MKFKTFCIVVLAVMLCSYQQVPTYTLARLKYNGGGDWYGDRTALPNLIKFCNQNLKTNFKADDETVEVGSSELFNYPFVFMTGHGNVIFSDLEVRNLRKYLIGGGFLHICDNYGLDKFIRPQMKKVFPYLDFVELPLNHPIYHQKFDFPNGLPKIHEHDSKRPQGFGLIYKGRLVCFYDVECDLGNGWEDLGTYAGDSQEVRLKALKMGANLVQYSLTQ from the coding sequence ATGAAATTTAAAACCTTTTGCATTGTTGTTTTAGCGGTTATGCTTTGCAGTTACCAGCAGGTGCCCACCTATACGCTGGCAAGGCTCAAATATAATGGCGGCGGCGACTGGTACGGCGACCGTACAGCATTACCTAACTTGATTAAATTTTGCAATCAAAACCTTAAAACAAACTTTAAGGCAGATGACGAAACAGTAGAGGTGGGCAGCTCCGAATTGTTTAACTATCCGTTCGTATTTATGACGGGGCATGGCAATGTCATCTTCTCTGATTTAGAAGTACGCAATTTGCGCAAATACTTAATTGGAGGTGGGTTTTTGCACATTTGCGATAATTACGGCCTGGATAAATTTATCCGTCCGCAAATGAAAAAGGTATTCCCATACCTTGATTTTGTAGAACTACCCTTGAACCACCCTATTTACCATCAAAAATTTGACTTTCCGAACGGCCTGCCCAAAATACATGAGCACGACAGTAAACGCCCGCAAGGTTTTGGACTAATTTACAAAGGTCGCTTGGTTTGTTTTTATGATGTAGAATGCGATTTGGGTAATGGATGGGAAGATTTAGGCACCTACGCCGGCGACAGTCAGGAAGTAAGGTTAAAGGCGCTCAAAATGGGCGCTAATTTGGTGCAATACTCGCTTACGCAGTAA
- a CDS encoding VTT domain-containing protein: protein MENFWEHLQNLTDAQSIISKGGFYLLLIVVYAETGLFFGFFLPGDYLLFMAGLLCATGLLDVSVYTLVSSLIVAGILGNYTGYWFGHRTGPLMENRKESLFFKKRYIVMAEEFYEKYGGMALVLGRFFPIIRTFAPIFAGVVKVDFKKFSLYNFVGSVAWVATLTLSGFFLGRKYPGLKDYLQYIVIALIVVTSVPLVIAFLKRSKLSNKTDEH, encoded by the coding sequence ATGGAAAACTTCTGGGAACATCTACAGAACCTGACGGATGCACAATCTATAATTAGTAAAGGAGGCTTTTACCTCTTACTAATTGTGGTGTATGCCGAAACAGGACTGTTCTTCGGGTTCTTTCTACCTGGCGACTATCTCTTGTTTATGGCAGGTTTGCTTTGTGCTACCGGCCTATTAGATGTATCGGTTTATACGCTGGTATCATCACTTATTGTGGCCGGCATATTGGGTAATTATACCGGATACTGGTTTGGCCACCGAACCGGTCCTTTAATGGAAAATCGCAAAGAATCTTTATTCTTTAAAAAACGCTATATTGTAATGGCCGAAGAATTCTATGAGAAATATGGCGGCATGGCGCTTGTTTTAGGTAGATTTTTCCCTATTATCAGAACATTTGCACCTATCTTTGCGGGTGTTGTTAAAGTAGATTTTAAAAAATTTAGTTTATATAATTTTGTAGGCAGTGTTGCCTGGGTGGCAACCTTAACGCTTTCGGGCTTTTTTTTAGGCAGAAAATATCCCGGACTTAAAGATTATTTGCAGTATATTGTAATTGCTTTGATTGTGGTAACCAGCGTGCCGCTGGTTATTGCTTTTTTAAAAAGAAGTAAATTATCAAACAAAACAGACGAACATTAA
- a CDS encoding hemolysin family protein, which translates to MGPDLDINGFHIFLTIFLVLLNGFFVAAEFAIVRVRGSQIEIQAKAGSRMAKVARGIMHNLDGYLAATQLGITIASLGLGWAGEEVVSALMLNLFKTFGVVITSELVVNISHVVAFITITILHIVFGELAPKTLAIQRSVRTAMTVSYPLRFFFVVFRPAIWLLNTFANFILSLFGVNAVHGDESHHSSEELQYLLEQGKESGALDSNEHELIKNVFDFNERVVKNIMVPRTKISGIDISASQEDLLECLITEGYSRMPVYDDTVDKIVGIVHAKDILHLIARKTEFELKDIIRKPYFIPETKKINDLMAELQLKRIQIAIVLDEFGGTAGMVTLEDIVEELVGEIQDEYDEEIPIVDKVNDREFIVSAVASIYDVNEELPHDLPEDGDFDTVSGWVSEIFGKIPEVGEQHEANGYNVTVLKKSDQNVESVKLELLLNEEDVSDIN; encoded by the coding sequence ATGGGCCCTGATTTAGACATAAACGGTTTTCATATATTCCTGACCATATTTTTGGTTTTGCTGAACGGTTTTTTCGTTGCAGCTGAGTTTGCCATTGTACGGGTTAGGGGATCACAGATTGAAATACAGGCAAAAGCCGGTAGCCGTATGGCTAAAGTTGCCCGTGGTATAATGCATAATTTAGATGGTTACCTGGCTGCTACGCAGCTGGGTATTACCATTGCATCGCTGGGACTCGGTTGGGCCGGCGAGGAAGTGGTTTCTGCGTTAATGCTTAATTTATTTAAGACGTTTGGCGTAGTCATTACTTCAGAATTGGTTGTCAATATCAGCCACGTGGTTGCGTTTATCACCATTACTATATTGCATATTGTATTTGGTGAGTTAGCTCCTAAAACCCTGGCTATCCAGCGTTCGGTACGAACGGCCATGACGGTTTCATACCCGCTGCGTTTCTTTTTTGTGGTGTTCCGGCCTGCTATCTGGTTGCTGAACACCTTTGCTAATTTTATACTTAGCCTATTCGGTGTAAACGCCGTACACGGCGATGAGTCGCACCACAGTTCCGAAGAGTTACAATACTTACTGGAACAGGGAAAGGAAAGCGGCGCGCTTGATTCTAACGAGCACGAACTGATTAAAAATGTGTTTGATTTTAATGAGCGCGTAGTTAAGAATATCATGGTGCCCCGCACCAAAATATCAGGTATCGATATCAGTGCATCGCAAGAAGACCTTTTAGAGTGCCTGATTACCGAAGGTTATTCGCGCATGCCTGTTTATGATGATACAGTTGATAAGATTGTAGGTATTGTACATGCTAAAGATATTTTACACCTGATAGCCCGTAAAACGGAGTTCGAGCTAAAAGATATTATCCGCAAGCCATACTTTATCCCGGAGACCAAAAAAATCAACGATTTGATGGCCGAACTGCAGCTTAAGCGCATACAAATTGCCATTGTATTGGACGAGTTCGGCGGAACTGCCGGTATGGTTACGCTAGAAGATATTGTAGAAGAATTGGTGGGAGAGATACAGGACGAATACGATGAAGAAATTCCAATTGTAGATAAAGTTAACGATCGCGAGTTTATTGTGAGTGCGGTAGCCTCCATCTACGATGTGAACGAAGAATTACCACACGATTTACCTGAAGACGGCGACTTTGATACTGTATCTGGTTGGGTGAGCGAGATTTTTGGTAAAATACCCGAAGTGGGCGAACAGCATGAAGCTAACGGCTACAATGTAACGGTACTCAAAAAGTCTGACCAGAATGTGGAGTCGGTAAAACTCGAGCTGTTATTAAACGAAGAAGACGTCTCCGACATTAACTAA
- a CDS encoding NADH-quinone oxidoreductase subunit N, with translation MITLIIIAVLPIVLLYLGLFKANKLLLPVTIVGLLLGLASAVYQWNNGAVPIYHNMMLFDNFSIAFSATAIVSTLLILMLSKGYFERISEHVAEYLAIILFSLAGIIVMVSYYNLSMLFIGIEIMSVSLYILAGIDKKSFASNEASLKYFLMGAFSTGFLLFGITLIYGATGSFDLEAIRDWAVAHPRGINPLFHTGIVLMIIGLCFKVGAAPFHFWTPDVYEGSPTLITAFMSTVVKTAGFAAFLRLFAISFAPLADFWMPTLLVITVLTLFVGNLTALYQHSFKRMLAFSSISHAGYLLFAIVALSAGSANAIFIYATAYSVASIIAFGVLLLVQQQLGSDSFESFNGLSKRNPFLAAVLTIAMLSLAGIPLTAGFMGKFLMFSGAMSRFQIWLVIIAVINAIISIYYYFRVIIAMYFHTAEHDELNVPAYYQIVLGISALATLVIGIFPALISNLI, from the coding sequence ATGATCACATTAATTATCATAGCTGTATTGCCCATCGTGCTGTTGTACTTAGGTTTATTTAAGGCTAATAAGTTGTTACTGCCGGTTACCATAGTGGGTTTACTGTTGGGTTTAGCATCGGCCGTATACCAATGGAATAATGGTGCCGTGCCTATTTATCACAACATGATGCTATTTGATAATTTTTCAATCGCATTTTCGGCTACGGCTATTGTGTCAACACTACTAATTCTGATGTTGTCTAAAGGTTATTTTGAGCGCATCAGCGAGCACGTAGCCGAGTATTTGGCCATCATCCTGTTCTCGTTGGCTGGTATCATCGTCATGGTGTCTTACTATAACCTTTCGATGCTTTTCATCGGTATCGAAATTATGTCGGTAAGCTTATATATCCTGGCGGGCATTGATAAAAAAAGCTTTGCTTCAAACGAAGCGTCATTAAAATACTTTTTGATGGGGGCTTTTTCTACCGGCTTTTTATTATTTGGTATAACCCTTATTTATGGAGCTACCGGTTCGTTTGACCTTGAGGCTATCCGTGATTGGGCTGTAGCACATCCGCGCGGTATTAACCCATTGTTTCATACAGGTATTGTATTGATGATTATTGGCCTGTGCTTTAAAGTAGGCGCAGCGCCATTCCACTTCTGGACGCCCGATGTTTACGAAGGTTCGCCTACGTTAATTACTGCCTTTATGTCTACTGTAGTTAAAACTGCAGGCTTTGCGGCGTTTCTGCGTTTGTTTGCTATCAGCTTTGCTCCGCTGGCAGATTTCTGGATGCCGACTTTGCTGGTCATCACCGTGCTCACCTTATTTGTCGGTAACCTCACTGCTTTATATCAGCATAGCTTTAAGCGCATGCTGGCCTTTTCGAGCATTTCGCATGCCGGTTATTTGTTGTTCGCAATTGTGGCATTAAGTGCCGGTTCGGCCAATGCAATATTTATTTACGCTACGGCATATTCTGTTGCTTCGATCATTGCCTTTGGCGTATTACTATTGGTACAGCAGCAATTAGGCAGCGACAGCTTTGAGAGCTTTAACGGCTTAAGCAAGCGTAACCCTTTTTTGGCGGCAGTGTTAACCATAGCTATGCTATCGTTAGCTGGTATACCATTAACGGCTGGCTTTATGGGTAAGTTTCTGATGTTTTCGGGCGCTATGTCCCGCTTTCAGATCTGGCTGGTTATTATTGCAGTAATTAATGCTATCATCAGTATATACTATTATTTCAGGGTAATTATCGCGATGTATTTCCACACCGCCGAGCACGACGAACTCAATGTTCCGGCTTATTACCAAATCGTACTGGGTATTTCGGCACTCGCTACGTTAGTTATCGGTATATTTCCGGCACTGATATCAAACCTGATATAA
- a CDS encoding inorganic diphosphatase, with product MSTQHPWHQVSPGENIPEIVNAIIEIPKGSKAKYEIDKDSGLLKLDRVLFSSVVYPANYGFIPQTYCDDKDPLDILVLSSVDVYPMSLIEAKVIGVMHMIDGGEQDDKIIAVAKNDMSINYVNDLSELPPHAMIEIRNFFEDYKKLEGKNVTIEHLMGKPYALKVITESMELYQSTFSEYQS from the coding sequence ATGAGTACACAACATCCCTGGCATCAGGTTAGTCCGGGCGAAAACATTCCTGAGATAGTAAATGCTATCATCGAAATTCCTAAAGGGTCAAAAGCTAAATATGAAATTGATAAAGATTCAGGTTTATTAAAGCTTGACCGTGTATTATTTTCTTCAGTAGTATATCCGGCCAATTATGGTTTTATACCTCAAACTTACTGCGACGATAAAGACCCGCTTGATATCTTAGTATTAAGTTCGGTTGATGTTTATCCAATGTCGTTAATTGAAGCTAAAGTTATTGGCGTTATGCACATGATTGATGGCGGTGAGCAAGATGATAAAATTATTGCTGTTGCTAAAAACGACATGTCTATCAATTATGTTAATGATTTAAGTGAGTTGCCTCCGCACGCAATGATCGAGATCAGAAACTTTTTTGAAGATTACAAAAAGCTGGAAGGCAAGAACGTAACCATTGAGCATTTGATGGGTAAGCCTTACGCGCTTAAAGTAATTACAGAAAGTATGGAGTTATACCAGTCAACTTTCTCGGAGTACCAAAGCTAA
- a CDS encoding class I SAM-dependent methyltransferase has protein sequence MDIQTLLNEGITFELKNNCWEFPILRRSKALEANAYYFNNQEWAKEYLTYCHRSDSFKSRWMTATGNWTDKTVIDIGCGPGNIYATLKDVVGKPKYLIGVDVAPTSLNFAAKLGYIPVLTDAHHLPFKSGIADIVILNAALHHCENMDAVLKEAARLVKPGGILVTDHDPQYSAWNYKGIAKLLWDARLLWYRVIGHGFHKTSDQQKWGLACEIHHKPGHGVKTEMFESVLEPHGFSVNVYPHNHNLGKEVLSGNMGKAKFKYRLGNVFSGRNPSSKASALTLMCVANKLA, from the coding sequence ATGGACATACAAACCTTATTAAACGAAGGCATAACTTTTGAACTAAAAAACAATTGTTGGGAATTTCCTATCCTGAGGCGTTCTAAAGCTTTGGAAGCCAATGCTTATTATTTCAACAATCAGGAATGGGCAAAAGAGTATCTAACCTATTGCCACCGGAGCGACTCATTTAAAAGCAGGTGGATGACTGCCACCGGCAACTGGACAGACAAAACAGTAATTGATATTGGTTGCGGGCCAGGTAACATCTATGCAACCTTAAAAGATGTAGTGGGTAAACCTAAATATCTGATTGGGGTTGATGTAGCCCCGACATCTTTAAACTTTGCTGCAAAATTGGGTTATATCCCTGTATTGACCGATGCGCATCATCTGCCGTTTAAATCGGGTATTGCTGATATTGTAATATTAAACGCCGCGTTGCACCATTGCGAAAATATGGATGCTGTATTAAAAGAAGCAGCCAGGTTAGTAAAACCGGGAGGCATTTTAGTAACCGACCATGACCCACAATATTCGGCTTGGAATTATAAAGGCATAGCTAAATTACTTTGGGATGCACGCTTACTGTGGTATCGCGTTATAGGCCATGGGTTCCACAAAACATCAGACCAGCAAAAATGGGGTTTAGCCTGCGAAATTCATCACAAGCCTGGTCATGGTGTTAAAACTGAAATGTTTGAAAGCGTTTTAGAGCCGCATGGCTTTAGTGTAAACGTTTATCCGCACAATCACAATCTAGGTAAAGAGGTACTGTCAGGTAACATGGGTAAAGCCAAGTTTAAATATAGGCTGGGTAATGTTTTTTCAGGCCGTAATCCATCATCAAAAGCAAGTGCATTAACCTTGATGTGTGTAGCGAACAAATTGGCTTAA
- a CDS encoding 16S rRNA (uracil(1498)-N(3))-methyltransferase — translation MHIFYTPDLSVGAASYTLSEEESKHCIRVLRLEAEDTVTLVDGKGGLYTARITDPHPKKTVLAIVDVQHEYGKRNHYLHIAVAPTKNIERIEWFLEKATEIGIDEVSLTLCQRSERKDAKIERLDKIITSAVKQSLKAYHPVLNTLQPFSKLISMPFDGQKFIAHCLPGDDKVSLASQLQMGSRCLVLIGPEGDFTEKEIADALYHGFKPITLGDSRLRTETAALEACFEVNFLNR, via the coding sequence ATGCACATCTTTTACACGCCGGATTTATCTGTGGGTGCTGCTTCTTATACCTTAAGTGAAGAAGAAAGCAAGCACTGCATCCGGGTGTTAAGATTGGAAGCCGAAGATACCGTTACTCTGGTTGACGGGAAAGGCGGTTTGTATACGGCTCGCATCACCGATCCGCATCCTAAAAAGACGGTTTTAGCTATTGTTGATGTGCAGCACGAGTACGGCAAGCGCAACCATTACCTCCACATTGCTGTAGCGCCAACCAAAAATATCGAGCGGATAGAGTGGTTTTTAGAAAAAGCTACCGAAATAGGGATCGACGAGGTTTCACTCACTCTATGCCAACGCTCTGAACGTAAAGATGCCAAGATAGAGCGTTTGGATAAAATCATCACATCAGCTGTTAAGCAATCGTTGAAAGCCTATCATCCTGTTTTAAATACCTTGCAGCCGTTTAGCAAGCTGATAAGTATGCCTTTTGACGGACAAAAATTTATTGCGCATTGTTTGCCTGGCGATGATAAGGTAAGTCTGGCATCTCAACTACAAATGGGTAGCCGGTGCCTGGTGCTGATTGGTCCGGAAGGTGACTTTACAGAAAAAGAGATTGCCGACGCTTTGTATCATGGCTTTAAACCCATAACTTTAGGTGATAGCCGCCTGCGTACCGAAACTGCAGCACTCGAAGCCTGTTTTGAAGTAAACTTTCTGAACCGGTAA